A window of the Henckelia pumila isolate YLH828 chromosome 3, ASM3356847v2, whole genome shotgun sequence genome harbors these coding sequences:
- the LOC140892199 gene encoding LOW QUALITY PROTEIN: nuclear pore complex protein NUP43-like (The sequence of the model RefSeq protein was modified relative to this genomic sequence to represent the inferred CDS: inserted 1 base in 1 codon) yields the protein MGEAAQIQRLPQDTYIDAVRWLPHFSTSARHLLLAGFDSDTSTPSLRTLALSPSVIPQSSLSVPSRITSLRTCASTFNPSRPIIAASTFSGSLLFFTADLIHGSLSFELSVPEKGFHDGAVSGIDLSENGTECVSVGEDGRVNLVGLAEKGGFRRVFDSNGLVSYSAVKWASPVEFVTGGVGRFGLHWWDQRKPGGPVALFKGDWKDGGTTSGIVHSIDIHPSRKYTCLAGGSSGTVFAWDIRSPKSPXILSSVGLHDEPTNSLVESDVWEVQYDNYIHTSKISNLSSSRILPAMTCSEDGILAVIEHGQQPIEILAEPCAINSFDIDRQNPSDVVCSLEWESLAILTRP from the exons ATGGGTGAGGCAGCACAAATCCAGAGACTCCCGCAAGACACATACATCGACGCCGTCCGCTGGCTGCCACATTTCTCCACCTCCGCTCGCCATCTTCTCCTCGCCGGCTTTGATTCCGACACCTCCACGCCTTCCCTCCGAACCCTAGCATTGTCCCCTTCTGTCATACCCCAGTCTTCGCTTTCCGTTCCTTCCAGAATCACTTCACTGAGAACTTGCGCTTCCACCTTTAACCCCTCCAGACCCATCATCGCCGCTTCGACGTTTTCCGGCTCACTTCTATTCTTTACTGCTGATTTGATTCACGGGTCTTTGAGTTTCGAGTTGTCGGTGCCTGAGAAGGGGTTCCATGATGGGGCTGTGTCGGGAATTGATTTGAGTGAGAATGGGACCGAGTGCGTGAGTGTTGGGGAAGATGGGAGGGTCAATTTGGTGGGTTTGGCGGAGAAGGGGGGTTTTAGGAGGGTTTTTGATAGTAATGGGTTGGTCTCGTACAGTGCGGTTAAGTGGGCTTCTCCTGTGGAGTTTGTGACCGGCGGGGTTGGTCGATTCGGCCTTCATTGGTGGGATCAGCGGAAACCTGGTGGACCAGTGGCTTTGTTCAAGGGCGATTG GAAAGATGGGGGGACTACTTCTGGAATTGTTCATTCCATTGATATCCACCCATCACGAAAGTATACTTGCCTC GCAGGAGGCTCCTCTGGTACTGTGTTTGCATGGGATATTCGATCACCAAAGAGTC CTATCTTGTCATCAGTTGGTCTTCATGATGAGCCAACCAATTCACTTGTAGAAAGTGACGTATGGGAGGTTCAGTATGACAATTATATTCATACTTCTAAGATCAGTAACCTGTCATCATCTAGGATTCTACCAGCCATGACTTGTTCAGAAGATGGAATCCTTGCTGTTATTGAGCACG GTCAGCAACCGATTGAGATTTTGGCTGAACCATGTGCAATAAACAGCTTTGACATCGACAGGCAAAATCCTTCG GATGTGGTGTGTAGTTTGGAATGGGAATCGCTGGCCATCTTGACGAGGCCATGA